The Trichoplusia ni isolate ovarian cell line Hi5 chromosome 20, tn1, whole genome shotgun sequence genome includes the window CCTCCTCATGACCTAAGAGCCAATTATAATCCatttataatgaaaagaaaatgacaaCAAACATGTTATACTTAATTCAGATACCGTTTCTAAATACAAGTCGTTCCAGAGTCAAGACTGATCAAAAATTACCATAATCTGTGACATTAAGTTAATGGAATAATCGTTGTGAGAGGTGCCCCAATCAGGGCAAAGGCTAAGCCGTTTTATGGACGTCGGCGCCTCCACGTAAATTGGtaagcaattaattaaatcactaAAACTTATTTCGTATCTACATGTATAAtaatacttagttattttacctGAGTAGGTATTAGAATACCtactatattatatattaatataaaattcgaTTAGGATTTGAGATTGAGAGATAGTTAGATTGGCTTGTCGGTTTTTATCGAGTGGTAGAACATTGCTACGCTCGGCAATACAGTAGGCAAGGCAATCGTTTATATTCTACTATTATTACAAGCTAGCCGTAGATACGAGGGGCAAGAAAATCCTTAGTGGGtttcaaaaaatagtttttctctCAAGGTTTCCAGCCGGGACTACAAAATATTCGCCTATTAGAATGGATATACATAAACACACATCAATGAACAACCGAGAGATGGATTCGTACATGAGAAACTCAAAGTAAAAGGCGCAggtccattaaaaaaataattacgtacAAAAGGTGTTTTTCATGGATACGTTTGTTCAAATTCTTCATGTTAATTCAGATCGTCTTCTTTTTTAGACACAGAAGACTGCGCAGGCGAAGTAATCTGGAGTTTTACTGCCAGcgtcaaattaaagaaaacctaGACCTACTCCTAAGAAAACCTAAACCTAGActacaaaaacacaaacaccTAGTACAATACAGTTTGGTGAATCTTGAATAAGGGAATACATAATATAGGAGTTGAAATACGATGATATAAGCTTTTAAAGCCATCAGGTAGAATAATCGTGGTTGTTATAAACAAGGCTGACCTGATTATGGTGTTGTTCTCGGATTGACTTAAGTAATTTGCGGAAAAAGTAGCGCCGTAACTTCGGGTCTAATCGAGAATTATCACGCCGTTAAATACTTGTTTAAGGGGCTACactaaaatgtatattattatatttctatatgTCGTGGTTCGAATCCTGGATGACTCATTATGTTTTTTTCCCTGCTTGCGACTAGCGGACACAGGCGATCttgaaatttttttttccttcaaaaACATCTTTTCTTGAAATGTTGTaaactttaactttattgttctcttataattaaaatttaattaatatatttaaccattttttatgTAGAACTAATTATCAAACATGATTTGAAGTACacgaatattttgttgttgttatcaATATTTTCGGACCAGTAGTGGCATCTATTGAAAAGCATTTGAACCTGTAAATATAACTTATAATctgatttattttcatattttttatgtttaaaggaTGTTCTAAATAAGCCGACAGTaaaaaagttaccaaaaatttATGACATATAAAGTTATAGGCCtaagaacatttaaaataaaaagtgaatatttattatgataaacacTAACTGAGCATCACTTAAAAATGAGGCTTTCATCTACGACAAAAATACCTACTTCTTATTAGGTCTTTAGATTACGAATCTAGCTACAGTACATCGAAGATCATAATTGCTTATTTACCTAGAAGGTacagatacatatttttcaagaGTTCATTCATCGTAAACATCTGACTTCTCAACACCGCTAGGTGGCAGATTAATCAATACAGAACATAAACAATAACCAAATTCTGCAGCTACATAGTAAGTAATTACATAAACTTACCCATTTTAAGATGAATTCACTCAAAAATCACTGTCAATAACACTAAACACAGAAAAACATCACCACAAACACAAGACATTAGCAGCCATTTTCCTCTTTTCGTCAAATGTTgcaagattaaaatattaatgaagccTTGTGTTTTTAACAAGACTTATCAGATCaagatgataaatatttgtctcaTCTTCACCGAagcacaaataataatatctttaaataagttcttgatgttttatttaatggttAGATTTctttcacaaattatttaaattttgtttaatattttgagaAACGTAGGTGAAATACTTTCCAATCGttcatttataatgaaattaaattacaaaactgcTTATTACAAGGACATGAcaaaaatttcatgaaaaattttcaaaataatgaaaattgcaTCCATTTGACACTACCGTATTGTATAATCTGTACCAATTTAAATGTTGCCATAAACACcggttgtttttcttttcctaTCAACAGCTGTCAAAAAGGTTGGGATTTGTGTGTTACcgaaagaatttaataaaatcgatCTCAATCTTAATTCTCATAatagaaatttgaaatataaatagtgATTCGAGTAGTGGGAGTCGTGTTACTTATAATTTCTTTCATATTTCAGCTTTGAAATGGTGCAGCGGCTTACGTTTAGGCGACGTTTGTCGTACAATACTAAATCTAACCAAAGGAGAATGTGAGTATTCTTTGTACAAGCctcaatattattaacattataagcCTCTTACATACTTAATTACTCTTAGTTATAACTGAATTGCAAAGTGGTATTTAAAAGTGCTTTATATCCCAACCTAACCTCAAACTTGTAAGAGTACCTAGTGAGTAAAACAAGTTTCTCAAATATCGCGACTATTTAGTTAGAAGTCTTAACTAATATCATATTTGTTACAGCGTGCTCATTCAATCTAAACCTTTATTTATGGTAAACAAATGTGTGCATGagccaaaaataataataatttcagaaaCATGGTTTGATATCTGAACAGGTCTCTGATACTAGATTCTATGCCATACTACAAACATGTGATAAACTCCTGCTACAAGTCTAACTTGTATATTTACAGTTGCGTTACAATACATATTCCttattttgatgtaggtatTACTTCTAGCGCTAAACATAATAAGTTCATATGTGATATTGTTGAATCCTTGCCTTACTTTAACCTTAATTAGTTACTATGCTCCCTTTTTCAGCAGTCTAACTTTGTTACCCACACTTATTCAACATTGTTTAACTTACACATTTTCACGGACCAAAACTGCAAAAAGTCCTCAACCAACACTATCCAgagattttcatatatttattaattacttgtcTGTCAAGTTCTGCATTATTGAATGGCCCCTCTTAGACATCCCCCATCTCATTTGTGACATTATGTCAACATCAAGCTGAATGTCTCACTAAGTACTAAAATTGTTTTGGTATGGAATTGCAGCAATAAACTAATAGAGCTAAATCAATGTTATTCTTATGAGCCACTAGTCTCCTTCTGCAGGTTAAAAGCCTCTGGCCAGTGTCCCGTACAGCATGGGCTAGATATCCAttggctcaggcagttgaaaATGCTAGGGATGTTTTTAGTAAGCGGGAATTCAAAATTATCATGATTTTTACCTTGGCATGGGTTGAAGTCTTAACTAGGCTTAAGCTTTTCAACCAGAAGAAAGAAGAAAACTGTGAAATTGTTCCTTTATCTTGGCTTCCTTTCATTTATCTTGCTATACAGCCAGTGCtgtacaaaatgttattgtatttgaaaaaaaaaatgtttatcgtAAATGCACTATTGAAAGTAACCTTCTCGGCACGATTATTTGAGTCCTCTTCTTAACTTGTAGTTGTTCCTGAAAAGCTGATGAATAAGTTTCCAACATAAAactaatgtatatttattttgtcttcagAGTAAGAACTCCTGGCGGCCGTCTGGTCTATCAATATGTGAAGAAGCCTAAGAAGATCCCGAGGTGTGGTCAGTGCAAGAGCAAACTGCGCGGTATCCAGCCCGCCAGGCCCGCCGAGCGTTCCCGCCTCTGCTACCGCAAGAAGACCGTGAAGCGCGTGTATGGAGGTGTCCTCTGCCACAAGTGTGTCAAGCAGCGCATCGTCAGAGCTTTCCTCATTGAGGAGCAGAAGATCGTCAAGGTCCTCAAGGCGCAACAGGCGAGCGTAAAGAGCGGTGGCGGCGGCAAGAAAGCGACTAAGTAAATGTTAGGctaaaaatataaaggaaaaatcatttatttgttttattctcaaAACCTTTACCTATtctaatgatataaataatgtaagcGTATGTGTACACGCAGATGATAATTTTTCGAGAATTTTAATTGAGCCTGTAtgcaattttcaatttatcaattattaaattcgAAATCCTTTTTTTAGAGCAACGAGCTGATGTAGCATTAGGATAAAAAGCGATCAATTCTGAAATTCTGGATTCTCATTAGAACTTAACACGAGTTATGATAACAGTAAAAAAGAtagtttttacactttttttcgCACGTTATCATACTCGCTTTCTTGTTAGTCGTTCTGGTTACTTATGTAACTCTATTTTGAAGTACTTCCCGATAatctagcaggctgaaattttggGTAACTTCAAAACCAATGACAAAGcgatttacaaattaaaaatgctggaccgattttgatgaaattttaaaacttgggtatttagattttttaattgtattaagtaTTGTCGTACCCTTATTAAGACTGAACGCAGACCCCTCAATGATGTTGGGAACTTCCAGCTTTTCTGCTTAAATTCCCAGCCAGGCTAACTGGTTTGTCAGACAGGCCCGTCCGGAGTAGTATGTCActctaaaaattataagttttactatataaacttttttctcGCGATAAATTTGCGTTCGGGTAGGTTTCCAATGCATCGTATCGTAACTCAACTTTCGCAATGCGGCGAAAGAGTCGATTGCTTTCCTCATCGTTGCCTGTCTCGCAGCAGGAGCGCGGCGTGCTTCACCGTGGACAGAATGAAATCGCTTCCCTGAAAAGTTGGGTTGGTCTTAAGGCGTAGCCTCAcagtcgctcgtttgcagcgacagaTCTGATCACGTaaccccattttaaatttcccgcgtctCGAAAAAGTGACAAAATATGGTCGCAGGAATGGTAGCGACCaagctgaaaatgttgagctttGTCGCTGGAAAAGATCATACGTAATTTATACACtataaaatagagaaaaaaaaatggaaaacgatGAGAGCGAGCGGCGAGACAAGTCGATACAAAAGTGGTGCTGTGACGGTCTCTAAATTAATTCCCGTAAATAACGGAATcgaaaaatctaaacaaaaaacacCACTCAAATCTATTTACATCATTTGTATCA containing:
- the LOC113503678 gene encoding 60S ribosomal protein L34-like — translated: MVQRLTFRRRLSYNTKSNQRRIVRTPGGRLVYQYVKKPKKIPRCGQCKSKLRGIQPARPAERSRLCYRKKTVKRVYGGVLCHKCVKQRIVRAFLIEEQKIVKVLKAQQASVKSGGGGKKATK